One Mycolicibacterium crocinum DNA window includes the following coding sequences:
- a CDS encoding NAD(P)-dependent oxidoreductase: protein MKVGFIGAGRMGAPMVRRLADAGHEVTALGRTPEKLAAAKELGANAVETPAELARDADAVVVCVFTDEQVRQIVLTDDLLGAMRPGSTLILHTTGNPRTAETIAGKAADAGISVLDAPVSGGPHDIAAGTVTVFVGGDDDALTRALPLLSSYADPVLHVGPTGSGQRVKLVNNTLFAAQIGIVAEAVDLGRRLGLDEATLLSALPHGSGTSRALDSIARVGSAAGFIGAVGEFIGKDVAVVRATAADLDTDLGLLGDVVNAALSSAKD from the coding sequence GTGAAAGTCGGCTTCATCGGCGCGGGCCGGATGGGCGCACCGATGGTGCGCCGACTGGCCGACGCCGGCCATGAAGTCACCGCACTGGGACGAACCCCCGAAAAGCTGGCTGCGGCAAAGGAATTAGGCGCGAACGCGGTCGAGACGCCTGCCGAACTGGCCCGCGACGCCGACGCGGTGGTCGTCTGCGTGTTCACCGACGAGCAGGTGCGCCAGATCGTGCTGACCGACGATCTGCTGGGTGCCATGCGGCCCGGCTCGACGCTGATCCTGCACACGACGGGCAACCCGCGCACCGCCGAGACGATCGCCGGGAAGGCGGCCGACGCGGGCATCAGCGTGCTCGACGCACCGGTGAGCGGCGGACCGCATGACATCGCCGCCGGCACCGTGACGGTGTTCGTCGGCGGCGACGACGACGCGCTGACGCGGGCCCTCCCGCTGCTGTCCAGTTATGCCGACCCGGTGCTGCATGTCGGGCCGACCGGCTCCGGTCAACGAGTCAAGCTGGTCAACAACACATTGTTCGCCGCGCAGATCGGCATCGTCGCCGAAGCCGTCGACCTGGGCCGTCGCCTCGGTCTCGACGAAGCCACCCTGCTGAGCGCGCTCCCCCACGGCAGCGGAACCAGTCGGGCATTGGACTCGATCGCCCGCGTCGGGTCGGCAGCCGGATTCATCGGCGCCGTCGGCGAATTCATCGGCAAAGATGTGGCCGTCGTCCGCGCCACGGCGGCCGATCTGGACACCGACCTGGGGCTGCTCGGCGACGTCGTCAACGCCGCCCTCTCGAGCGCGAAAGATTAG
- a CDS encoding alpha/beta hydrolase: protein MTAPVRRMVPVDGIPMSGLFAEAADPRGVIIALHGGASSAAYFDCPNHPELSFLRACAAAGFSAVALDRPGYGASAPYSDAMWEPQRRVDLAYGAADAMLGKRERGAGLFILAHSNGCELALRMAVAERGRDLLGLELAGTGLRQYPAARAILKQATPTHRPAGLRELIWAPEELYPDDVINAVGSGGAPPQEAEISANWAGRDFPALAGGVTAPVRFTAAEHERVWDSTPEALADIAAAFAKSPRVEIHHQNNAGHNLSLSLAAAQYHSSVLSFVEQCITADVNREAG, encoded by the coding sequence ATGACGGCTCCCGTGCGCCGGATGGTCCCCGTCGACGGGATCCCGATGTCGGGTCTGTTCGCCGAGGCGGCCGATCCGCGGGGAGTGATCATCGCGCTGCACGGCGGCGCGTCGTCGGCGGCCTACTTCGACTGCCCCAACCACCCGGAGCTGTCCTTCCTACGCGCCTGCGCCGCAGCGGGTTTCAGCGCGGTGGCACTCGACCGGCCGGGTTACGGGGCGTCGGCGCCGTACTCGGATGCGATGTGGGAGCCGCAGCGCCGGGTCGATCTGGCCTACGGCGCCGCCGACGCCATGCTCGGCAAGCGGGAGCGCGGTGCCGGACTGTTCATCCTGGCGCATTCCAACGGCTGCGAACTCGCGCTGCGGATGGCCGTCGCCGAACGCGGACGAGATCTGTTGGGCCTCGAGCTGGCCGGCACCGGATTGCGCCAATACCCGGCTGCCAGAGCCATTCTCAAGCAGGCCACTCCGACTCACCGGCCGGCGGGCCTGCGTGAGCTGATCTGGGCACCTGAAGAGCTCTACCCCGACGACGTCATCAACGCCGTCGGATCCGGCGGCGCCCCACCGCAAGAGGCTGAGATATCAGCCAACTGGGCCGGACGTGATTTTCCGGCACTCGCCGGCGGCGTCACCGCGCCCGTTCGATTCACCGCGGCCGAGCACGAGCGGGTGTGGGATTCGACGCCCGAGGCATTGGCCGATATCGCCGCGGCGTTCGCCAAGTCGCCGCGCGTGGAAATCCACCACCAGAACAACGCCGGCCACAACCTGAGCCTGAGTTTGGCTGCCGCACAATATCACTCAAGTGTTTTGTCCTTCGTCGAGCAATGCATCACCGCTGATGTGAACAGAGAGGCTGGCTAA
- a CDS encoding NAD(P)-dependent oxidoreductase — MRVGFIGLGSQGGPMARRIVEGGYPLTLWARREASVEPFADTAATVAASPRELAEGSDLVCLCVVGDADVLEVATGEDGVLSGLQPGGIISVHATVHPDTCRQLAEQAAAQGVSVIDAPVSGGGPAAEEGKLLVMVGGDEAVVEKVRPVFATYADPIVHLGDVGSGQVTKLLNNLLFTANIATAKTALDLGAALGIAPENLSEVITRGSANSFALGSVARFGGSLDILKQVAAGLLHKDVSLIAGIADKAGAQPGAVLDAADAALRLMDNPR, encoded by the coding sequence ATGCGAGTCGGATTCATCGGACTGGGCAGCCAGGGCGGCCCCATGGCACGACGGATCGTCGAAGGCGGCTACCCGCTCACACTGTGGGCGCGGCGCGAGGCATCGGTGGAACCGTTCGCGGACACCGCGGCCACGGTGGCCGCCTCGCCTCGGGAACTGGCGGAGGGCAGCGACCTCGTGTGCCTGTGTGTGGTCGGTGATGCCGACGTGCTGGAAGTGGCCACCGGCGAGGACGGTGTGCTGTCCGGGCTGCAGCCCGGTGGCATCATCTCGGTGCACGCCACCGTGCATCCGGACACCTGCCGCCAGCTGGCCGAACAGGCCGCCGCCCAGGGTGTCTCGGTGATCGATGCGCCGGTCAGCGGCGGCGGACCGGCCGCCGAAGAAGGAAAGCTGCTGGTGATGGTCGGCGGTGACGAGGCCGTCGTGGAGAAGGTCCGTCCGGTGTTCGCCACGTACGCCGACCCGATCGTGCACCTGGGTGACGTCGGTTCCGGGCAGGTCACCAAGCTGCTGAACAACCTGTTGTTCACCGCGAACATCGCGACCGCCAAGACCGCCCTGGATCTCGGTGCGGCACTGGGGATTGCGCCGGAAAACCTGTCCGAAGTGATCACCCGCGGGTCGGCCAACAGTTTCGCGCTGGGCAGCGTCGCCCGCTTCGGCGGGAGCCTCGACATTCTCAAGCAGGTCGCTGCGGGACTGCTGCACAAGGACGTCAGCCTGATCGCGGGCATCGCCGATAAGGCCGGCGCTCAACCCGGCGCGGTGCTCGACGCCGCTGACGCCGCCCTGAGGTTGATGGACAACCCACGGTGA